From the genome of Ictalurus furcatus strain D&B chromosome 4, Billie_1.0, whole genome shotgun sequence, one region includes:
- the utp15 gene encoding U3 small nucleolar RNA-associated protein 15 homolog, protein MASFKPTKVLAYPKLGERVTEETLYWKNYKAPVQIKEFGAVTKIEFSPQPPYNYVVTASTRIQVYGAHSQEPLRSYSRFRDTAYGGSFRGDGKLLVAGSEEGLVRLFDIGGRVALRQFTGHSKAVHVTSFLSDGYRVLSGSDDLSCRVWDVASGSERSSYTEHTDYVRAATASKLNPDVFVTGSYDHTVKVCDVRVGGSVMTLQHGHPVECVLLYPSEALLVSTGGRYVKVWDLLKGGQQLVSLKNHHKTVTCACLSTADNRLLTGSLDRHVKVYNSSYKVVHSFDYAASILSLALAPDDEMVAVGMANGVLSIRHRKHSEDKQVVAVRRRRGPAYRVFIKGKNYLPKQDDFQVNKLAKQHLQKHDLQLKRFQVSNALDAALETWRRSTKPEITVAVMVELNRRGTLRNALAGRDEQSLTKLLNFLLKYVTDSRFSNVLLMVADLIVDLYQQVVPQSPVVERLLQRLMELLGREAELQQEMMQVLGILDTLFASLSTRKKASASAGPPAIQGAHLQAV, encoded by the exons ATGGCTTCATTTAAGCCCACTAAAGTCCTGGCGTATCCTAAACTGGGAGAGCGAGTGACCGAGGAGACGCTTTACTGGAAAAACTACAAG gctCCGGTGCAGATAAAGGAATTCGGCGCGGTCACAAAAATCGAGTTTTCTCCTCAACCGCCTTACAATTACGTGGTGACGGCATCCACCAGA ATCCAGGTGTACGGCGCTCACTCTCAGGAGCCGCTGCGCAGTTACAGTCGCTTCCGGGACACGGCGTATGGCGGGAGTTTCCGTGGCGATGGGAAGCTGCTGGTGGCAGGAAGTGAAGAAGGGCTCGTTCGTCTGTTCGACATCGGAGGCCGAGTCGCTCTGCGTCAGTTCACAGGACACTCCAa ggcgGTACATGTCACCTCCTTCCTGTCTGATGGTTATCGCGTGTTGTCGGGTTCTGATGATTTGTCGTGCCGTGTTTGGGATGTAGCGAGTGGATCAGAACGCAGCTCTTACACCGAACACACCGATTACGTCCGAGCTGCGACCGCCAGCAAACTCAACCCTGACGTCTTCGTCACCG GTTCCTACGACCACAcggtgaaggtgtgtgatgtTCGGGTAGGGGGAAGTGTGATGACGCTTCAGCACGGTCATCCTGTCGAGTGTGTGCTGCTTTACCCGTCTGAGGCTTTACTGGTGTCCACGG gAGGTCGGTATGTGAAAGTGTGGGATTTGTTGAAAGGAGGTCAGCAGCTCGTCTCTCTGAAGAATCATCACAAAACCGTCACGTGTGCGTGTCTGAGCACCGCCGACAACCGACTGCTCACGGGCTCACtcgacag ACATGTGAAGGTGTATAATTCCTCCTACAAAGTGGTCCATAGTTTTGATTACGCAGCGTCAATCCTCAGTCTCGCTCTCGCT cctgaTGATGAGATGGTTGCTGTTGGAATGGCCAATGGTGTGTTGAGTATCAGACACAGGAAACACAGTGAGGACAAACAGGTAGTGGCCGTCAGGAGGAGGCGTGGTCCTGCGTACCGGGTCTTCATCAAGGGGAAAAACTACCTCCCTAAACAG GATGATTTCCAGGTGAATAAACTGGCGAAACAGCATCTGCAGAAACACGACTTACAGCTGAAGAGGTTCCAGGTGTCTAACGCGCTGGACGCAGCACtggag acgtgGAGGCGGAGCACTAAGCCTGAAATCACTGTAGCGGTGATGGTCGAGCTGAACCGTAGAGGAACGCTGAGAAACGCTCTAGCAGGTCGAGATGAACAGAGTTTAACGAAACTGCTCAACTTCCTGCTCAA GTACGTAACAGATTCCCGGTTCTCCAATGTGTTGCTCATGGTGGCGGATCTGATCGTCG aTCTGTATCAGCAGGTGGTTCCTCAGTCTCCTGTAGTTGAGCGTCTGCTGCAGCGTCTCATGGAGCTTCTGGGACGTGAAGCAGAACTTCAGCAGGAGATGATGCAGGTTCTGGGAATCCTCGACACGCTCTTCGCCTCTCTGTCCACGAGGAAGAAGGCGTCGGCCTCCGCGGGCCCACCCGCCATACAGGGGGCCCACCTGCAGGCTGTGTGA
- the calub gene encoding calumenin-B, which produces MDLRLLLLCVAICVAHTSTKPMEKKDRVHHDAPLSDKEHDDEENFEYDHEAFLGQEEAKTFDQLTPEESKERLGKIVERIDEDHDGFVTVDEMKNWIKHAQKRWIYEDVDRQWQAHDLDSDGHVSWEEYKNATYGYVLDESDPEDGFNYKQMMSRDERRFKIADKDGDMRANREEFTAFLHPEEYGYMQDIVVLETMEDIDKNGDGFIDLEEYIGDMYSQDGDSTEPEWVRTEREQFTEFRDKNKDGRMDKEETKDWILPSDYDHAEAEAKHLLYESDTDKDGRLTKQEIVDKYDLFVGSQATDFGEALVRHDEF; this is translated from the exons ATGGATCTCAGGCTGTTGCTGCTGTGTGTTGCGATTTGTGTGGCTCACACCTCCACTAAACCCATGGAGAAGAAGGACCGAGTCCATCATGACGCTCCTCTCAGCGACAAGGAACATGACGATGAGGAGAACTTCGAGTACGACCACGAAGCCTTCCTCGGCCAGGAGGAGGCCAAAACCTTCGACCAGCTCACACCAGAAGAGAGCAAAGAGAGACTCGG TAAAATCGTTGAGAGGATCGATGAAGATCACGACGGCTTTGTGACGGTGGACGAGATGAAGAACTGGATTAAACACGCTCAGAAGCGCTGGATTTATGAAGACGTGGACCGACAGTGGCAGGCTCACGACCTCGATTCAGATGGACACGTGTCCTGGGAGGAGTACAAGAACGCTACATACGGCTACGtcctcg atgagtCGGACCCTGAGGACGGGTTTAACTACAAGCAGATGATGAGCAGAGATGAGCGTCGCTTTAAAATTGCGGATAAAGATGGAGACATGCGGGCGAATCGTGAGGAGTTCACAGCGTTCCTCCACCCTGAGGAGTACGGATACATGCAGGACATCGTGGTTCTG GAGACCATGGAGGACATCGACAAAAATGGAGACGGGTTTATTGACCTGGAGGAGTACATCg gTGATATGTACAGTCAGGACGGAGACTCCACAGAACCCGAGTGGGTGAGGACGGAGCGAGAGCAGTTCACGGAGTTCagagataaaaataaagatggacggatggataagGAGGAGACGAAAGACTGGATTCTGCCATCAGACTACGATCACGCCGAGGCCGAGGCCAAACATCTGCTCTACGAATCAGACACAGATAAA GACGGACGTCTCACGAAGCAGGAGATCGTGGATAAATACGACCTCTTCGTCGGCAGTCAAGCGACGGATTTCGGAGAAGCGTTAGTAAGACACGACGAGTTTTAA